A window from Danio aesculapii chromosome 6, fDanAes4.1, whole genome shotgun sequence encodes these proteins:
- the ctsa gene encoding lysosomal protective protein, with product MHLVLVCLLLGLLEAFAAPDADEIKYLPGLSKQPSFKHYSGYFNVADNKHLHYWFVESQKDPVSSPVVLWLNGGPGCSSMDGLLTEHGPFLIQDDGATLEYNPYSWNKIANVLYLESPAGVGFSYSDDKQYTTNDTEVAINNYLALKTFFQLFPEFSKNEFFLTGESYGGIYIPTLAEIVMEDSSINLKGIAVGNGLSSYELNDNSLVYFAYYHGLLGTSLWNDLQKFCCKDGVCNFYDNQDVNCSSSVNTVQGIVYQSGLNMYNLYAPCPGGVGQRFGFENGQFVIRDLGHHFINHQWSKAQSEKMRGVVSLFKSTKLDPPCTNSTPSTLYLNNPLVKSALHISPNALDWVICSAEVNLNYNRLFMDVKKQYLKLLGALKYRVLVYNGDVDMACNFLGDEWFVESLQQEVQVQRRPWIYFNGESQQVGGFVKEFTNLAFITVKGSGHMVPTDKPIAAFTMFSRFITKQPY from the exons ATGCATCTTGTGTTGGTGTGTTTGCTGCTGGGGCTTCTGGAGGCTTTTGCAGCTCCAGATGCGGATGAGATCAAATATCTGCCTGGACTTTCCAAACAGCCCAGCTTCAAACACTATTCTGGATACTTCAATGTGGCGGACAACAAGCACCTTCACTACTG GTTTGTTGAGTCTCAGAAAGATCCGGTCAGCAGTCCGGTTGTTCTGTGGCTGAATGGGGGTCCAGGATGCAGCTCTATGGATGGTTTGCTCACTGAACACGGCCCTTTTCTG ATCCAAGATGATGGTGCAACTCTAGAATATAATCCTTATTCTTGGAACAAG ATTGCAAATGTTTTATACCTGGAGTCACCAGCAGGTGTCGGCTTCTCCTACTCTGATGACAAGCAGTACACAACCAATGACACTGAG GTGGCCATAAACAACTACTTGGCTCTGAAAACGTTCTTCCAGTTGTTTCCTGAGTTCAGCAAGAATGAGTTTTTCCTGACTGGAGAGAGTTATGGAGGAATCTACATTCCCACATTGGCTGAGATAGTCATGGAGGACAGCAGCATCAATTTAAAG GGGATTGCTGTTGGAAATGGCTTGTCCAGTTATGAGCTAAATGACAATTCGCTGGTCTATTTTGCATACTATCATGGACTTCTTGGGACCAG cttgtGGAACGACCTGCAGAAATTCTGCTGCAAAGATGGAGTGTGTAATTTCTACGACAACCAGGATGTGAACTGCTCCTCTTCT GTCAACACAGTTCAAGGAATTGTCTATCAGTCTGGACTCAACATGTATAACCTGTATGCACCCTGTCCTGGAGGAGTCGGCCAGAGATTTGG CTTTGAAAATGGCCAGTTTGTGATTCGAGATCTGGGCCACCACTTCATCAACCATCAGTGGAGCAAAGCACAGAGCGAG AAAATGCGAGGTGTGGTGTCTCTGTTTAAATCTACGAAGCTGGATCCTCCGTGCACAAACTCCACTCCATCAACACTGTACCTGAATAACCCGCTGGTCAAGTCTGCTCTCCACATCTCTCCTAATGCTCTGGACTGGGTCATCTGCAG TGCTGAAGTTAATCTAAACTACAACCGGCTGTTCATGGATGTGAAGAAACAGTACCTGAAGCTTCTTGGAGCACTC AAATACCGCGTGCTGGTGTATAATGGAGATGTGGACATGGCCTGCAATTTTCTAGGAGATGAGTGGTTCGTggagtcgcttcagcaggag GTTCAGGTCCAGCGCAGGCCATGGATTTATTTCAATGGTGAATCTCAGCAGGTCGGAGGCTTTGTCAAGGAATTCACTAACCTGGCTTTCATCACAGTAAAG
- the ncoa5 gene encoding LOW QUALITY PROTEIN: nuclear receptor coactivator 5 (The sequence of the model RefSeq protein was modified relative to this genomic sequence to represent the inferred CDS: inserted 4 bases in 4 codons; deleted 3 bases in 3 codons; substituted 1 base at 1 genomic stop codon): MSHRRSRSATPPPSYVTNSNEPRDLERRIFVGNLPTAHMAKKDMEDLFRPYGKIQVLSLFRGYGFVQFERLEDAEAAKAGHNGRVYRGYKLDVNMAAERRQNKSRSSPPRRPSSSYGESREPRPRSRSPVHGRDSRYHRESREMRANSREPRPASTREHEDRPPAEERYRGSESREKEPSLREESYDRYYRGEYDYYRKKDEAYSDXYRDPWNGRREQRVERMRPEERRRNELYRQYYEELQKRYDLDRPVDCSVIVVNKLQKEYAETVGRKVRDLGMVVDLIFLNTEVSLTQALEDVSRARTPFAIIITQQHQVHRSCTVNILFGTPQEHRNMPIQDAMVLVAHNFETFKVEHRAKERDETCXEGGKMADDVLMREHDREGHPVSVLTAVTLLSEGRFMTPEELARLIEYLRDKXDRLVRSTTDTGSHPPSVTHEPSQPXQAISVPAQPTYSTLSLQTSHLTPASAPAQTNQQELQAKILSIFNSGSGSSVTSSPAPAAQTQGYPPSLLAQATSLQSAVSALPKVATVQPQSSISPRPTLRPPVARMAAPAGAARPAVTAGTGINFDNPSVQKALDTLIQSGPINQLVNXGSVGQGLRSAQGMAQSVDPSSQSISHYSRHY; this comes from the exons ATGTCGCACAGAAGAAGTCGGAGTGCTACACCACCACCTTCGTACGTCACCAACAGCAATGAACCTCGCGACCTGGAGCGAAGGATTTTTGTTGGAAATTTGCCTACGGCACACATGGCGAAGAAGGACATGGAGGATCTTTTCAGGCCATATGGGAAAATCCAGG TTTTGTCCCTGTTTCGTGGGTATGGATTTGTGCAGTTTGAACGATTGGAGGATGCAGAGGCCGCTAAAGCCGGACATAACGGTCGAGTTTATAGAGGTTATAAACTAG ATGTAAATATGGCAGCTGAGAGACGACAGAATAAATCCAGATCAAGTCCTCCACGCAG GCCATCCAGCTCTTATGGGGAGAGTCGCGAGCCCCGTCCTCGCTCTCGGTCCCCCGTGCACGGACGAGATTCTCGATACCACCGTGAAAGTCGAGAGATGAGGGCCAACAGCCGTGAACCACGTCCCGCTTCGACACGTGAACATGAGGATAGACCCCCGGCTGAAGAACGATACAGGGGGTCCGAGAGCAGGGAGAAGGAGCCTTCTTTAAG AGAGGAAAGTTATGATCGTTACTATCGTGGCGAGTACGATTATTATCGGAAGAAAGATGAGGCGTACTCTG GCTACAGAGACCCCTGGAATGGCAGAAGAGAGCAGAGGGTGG AGCGCATGCGTCCTGAAGAGCGGCGCAGGAACGAACTCTATCGGCAATATTATGAAGAGCTGCAGAAGCGATATGATCTTGACAGACCAGTGGACTGCTCTGTCATAGTAGTCAACAAGCTGCAAAA ggAATATGCTGAAACGGTGGGCAGGAAAGTTCGGGATCTGGGTATGGTGGTGGATCTAATCTTCCTGAATACTGAAGTGTCTTTAACTCAAGCTCTGGAGGACGTAAGCCGAGCTCGTACACCCTTTGCCATCATTATTACCCAGCAGCACCAAGTTCATCGTTCCTGTACAGTCAATATCCTCTTTGGGACACCACAAG AGCACAGGAACATGCCCATTCAGGACGCCATGGTTCTGGTGGCG CACAACTTTGAAACCTTTAAAGTTGAGCACCGCGCTAAAGAAAGGGACGAAACTTGCTAGGAAGGCGGCAAGATGGCTGATGACGTGTTAATGAGGGAACATGACAGAGAGGGT CATCCCGTTTCTGTCCTCACTGCAGTTACGCTGCTGTCCGAGGGCAG GTTTATGACTCCAGAAGAGCTGGCCAGGCTAATCGAATATCTCCGAGATA GTGATCGTCTTGTCAGAAGCACTACTGACACAG GATCCCACCCTCCGTCTGTGACCCACGAGCCCTCTCAGC CGCAGGCTATTTCGGTTCCAGCTCAGCCCACGTACTCCACCCTGAGCCTCCAGACCAGCCATCTGACTCCTGCGTCAGCTCCTGCTCAAACCAACCAGCAGGAGCTCCAGGCTAAAATCCTCAGCATCTTCAACAGCGGCAGCGGCTCATCTGTGACCTCCAGTCCCGCTCCAGCAGCCCAAACGCAGGGTTACCCACCCAGCCTCTTAGCCCAGGCCACCAGCCTTCAGTCAGCTGTCTCCGCCTTGCCCAAAGTTGCCACCGTCCAGCCACAGAGCAGCATTAGCCCTCGGCCTACGCTCAGGCCTCCAGTCGCCCGTATGGCTGCTCCTGCAGGAGCAGCTAGACCAGCAGTCACCGCCGGCACCGGCATCAATTTCGACAACCCCAGTGTGCAGAAAGCATTGGATACGCTGATTCAGAGTGGCCCAATTAACCAGCTGGTAA ATGGCTCTGTGGGTCAAGGCTTGCGGTCCGCACAGGGAATGGCC CAGAGCGTCGATCCCAGTTCACAGTCCATTTCCCATTATTCCCGTCATTACTGA